In Methanofollis aquaemaris, the genomic window ATCCGGTCGGTCGTGACCTTGAGGGTGATCAGGTTCTTGAAGCCCGAGTCTGCCTTGGTGACCGTCTCGGCCACCCGGATCCCGCGCTCCTTCGTGACATACTCGGCATTGACAAAGTTCACCGGCTCGCGGAGGATCGGGTCGAGCAGACCCTTGAGGATGCTTCTGGAAATAAACCGGTTGGTGCGGCTCTCGGAGAGTTCCCCGCCATAGGTGATCTCGATCCCCTCGATCCGGCCGTCGACGAGTTGACCGATGAGCTTACCCATCTTCTCACCGAGGAAGGCGAAGGGCTGGATCTGTTCCTGCCGGTCCGGCGGAACCATCGGAACATTCACCGCGTACTTTGCCGGTGCGCCGCCAAAGACCGCGAGGCACTGCTTTGCGACCGAGGTCGCGACATTCTTCTGCGCCTCGACCGTGCTCGCCCCCAGGTGCGGGGTGACGATCACGTTGTCAAGGGTGAGGAGCGGCGACTCGAAAGGCGGTTCGTTCTCGAAGACGTCCAGAGCAGCGCCGGCGATCTTCCCTGAGACCAGACCGTCGTACATCGCCTGCTCGTCGATGATCCCACCGCGGGCGCAGTTGATCAGCCTGACCCCGTCCTTCATGGTGGCGATGCGCTCGGCATTGATCAGGTGCGTCGTCTCGGGCGTCAGCGGGGTGTGCACCGTGATGAAGTCGGCAACCTTCACCAGGTCGTCGATCCCCAGCAACTCGACCCCGATCTGGGCGGCGTGCTCCTTGGTGACGAACGGATCGAACCCGACGATCTTCATCTCCATTGCCTGCGCACGCTTTGCGATCTCCCGGCCGATCCGGCCGAGTCCGACTATCCCGAGCGTCTTCTCGTTCAGTTCGACCCCCATGAACTTCGAACGCTTCCATTCCTTCTTCTTCAGGGACGCCGTCGCCTGCGGGATGTTCCGTGCAAGAGAGCACATCATGGCGATGGTGTGCTCGGTCGCCGCAAGGGTGTTGCCTGACGGTGCGTTGGCCACCGGGATTCCACGACGGGTCGCCGCCTCGGTATCGATATTGTCGACACCCGCTCCCGCCCTGCCGATGAACTTCAACTTCTCACCGGCCTCGATCACCTCGGCCGTGACCTGGGTGCCGCTCCGGACAAGGATGGCGTCGTAGTCTTTGATCGCTTCGATCAACTGTTCTTCAGTGAGATCGGTGCGGACATCGACGTCACACGTCTCCCGCAATATCTCTATGCCTTCTTCAGCCAGCGAATCACTGACAAGAACCTTGAATTGCAATGTAAACCCCAGAATATATACCTCTCTACAGGTATTCATGCTTTTTTATCGTCTGGAACCCTGCCGCCGCGCCTGATCCGGGTCCCGGTCGGCACGCCCTGATCCACACGTCTTATCCCCCGGAGAGCAGGAATGGATCCCCCCTTCTGTCTATATTTAGGTATCTCAAAAAAGGGCAGAGCCGTACAGGGAGAATCTATAATATTCGTTACGCCTACCATATAGGTGGTGCGATAATGACCGAAATGCCCAACGTTTTGTGGCTCGAAGAGATTTCAAAGGATGATATCCCATCCGTAGGGGGAAAAGGGGCCTCCCTCGGTGAAATGACTTCGGTAGGGCTGCCTGTCCCGAAAGCATTCGTTGTAACCGCTCAAGCCTTCAGAAAATTCCTTGTTGAGACCGGGCTTGAGGATTCTATCTTTACCCTCCTCTCAGACCTTGATGTCGATGACAACGAAGCGCTTGAAGAGGTTTCTCAGAGTGTCAAAGGACTTGTTCTTGGCGCCAAGATGCCTGAAGGAATAAAAGAGGAGATTCTTGCTGCCTATGGATCTATGGGTGATGGAGAACTGGTGGTCGCCGTCCGTTCCAGTGCTACGGCCGAAGACCTCCCTGACGCCAGTTTTGCCGGGCAGCAGGAGACCTACCTGAATATCAAGGGCGAAACCGATGTGATCGAAGCCGTCCAGATGTGCTGGGCATCCCTGTATGGCGCCCGTGCCGTCTACTATCGTGCGAAGCAGGGCTTCGACGACCGGACCGTGAACATCGCTGTCGTGATCCAGCAACTCATCGGTTCTGAAAAGTCTGGCGTGATGTTCTCATCACATCCTGTGAGCGGCGAACCCCTCACCATCATCGAAGGTTCCTGGGGCCTTGGAGAGGCGGTCGTCTCGGGCAGCGTTTCCCCCGACAAGTATGTCTACGACCGCCGGCTCAAGCGGGTCGTCGACCGACTGATTTCGAACAAGGAGTACATGATCGTCCCGGTCGGGGACCATGGCACCGAACTGGTGGAGATCCCGAAGGACCGCCAGGACGAACCGGTCCTCTCCAACACCGAGGTAGAACGCCTCGCGGAGTACGGCCGGATCTCTGAGGAGCACTATGGCGTACCCCAGGACCTCGAGTGGGGGACTGTCGGGGATACCATCTATATCCTCCAGTCCAGGCCGATCACCACCATCGGAGTGAACAACCACGCGGCCACGGCTGCGGCGGCGCCGGCCAGTGAGCGGGGTGCAGTCATCCTGGAGGGCAACGGTGCGTCTCCGGGTGTGGCAAGCGGCCCGGTGATCATTGTCCATGACGTCAAGGCCCTCGGCAAAGTCAAAGACGGCGACATCCTCGTGGCGAAGATGACAAACCCCGACATGGTCCCTGCGATGCGCAAGGTCTCCGGCATTGTCACCGACGAGGGCGGGATGACCTGCCACGCAGCGATCGTATCGAGGGAACTCGGCACCCCTGCAGTCGTCGGGACGAAAACGGCTACAAAGACGCTGAAGAACGGACAGATGGTCACGATCGATGGTGAGAAGGGTCTTGTCTTCGAAGGCGCATCAGCGGTCCCTGCCGCCGCCCAGGCGATGCCTGCCGGCCAGATGGCCGGTGCAGCCGTTGTTCCGGCCCCGATCATCACCGCAACGAGCATCAAGGTGAATGTGTCCATGCCTGAGGCCGCCATGCGGGCCGCAGCCACCGGCGCAGACGGCGTCGGGCTTCTGCGGATCGAACACCTCATCCTCGGCCTGAACAAGACCCCCGGCTGGTTCATCAAGAACGGCAAGGAAGAGGAGTTCATCTCCGAACTCTATACCGGGATCAAGACCGTTCTCGACGCCTTCCCTGGCAAGCCCGTCTGGGTCAGGACCCTCGACGCTCCCACCGACGAGTTCAGGAACATGCTCGGCGGCGAAGAAGAGCCTGATGAGCACAACCCGATGCTCGGCTGGCGCGGGATCCGCCGTGACCTCCAGAGCGAGGCCCAGTTCAGGATGCAGGTCGAGACCTTCAAGCGGCTCTGGGACCAGGGCTATGACAACCTCGGTCTGATGTTCCCACTCGTCTCCCACCCCGATCAGTTCATCAGGGCAAAAGAGCTCATCGCCAGTTGGGGCGTGAACGTCGACGCCGTCGACCTCGGCATCATGATCGAGATCCCGGCGTGCGCCATCCTCATCGAGGACTTCTGCAAGGCCGGCATCT contains:
- the ppsA gene encoding phosphoenolpyruvate synthase — its product is MTEMPNVLWLEEISKDDIPSVGGKGASLGEMTSVGLPVPKAFVVTAQAFRKFLVETGLEDSIFTLLSDLDVDDNEALEEVSQSVKGLVLGAKMPEGIKEEILAAYGSMGDGELVVAVRSSATAEDLPDASFAGQQETYLNIKGETDVIEAVQMCWASLYGARAVYYRAKQGFDDRTVNIAVVIQQLIGSEKSGVMFSSHPVSGEPLTIIEGSWGLGEAVVSGSVSPDKYVYDRRLKRVVDRLISNKEYMIVPVGDHGTELVEIPKDRQDEPVLSNTEVERLAEYGRISEEHYGVPQDLEWGTVGDTIYILQSRPITTIGVNNHAATAAAAPASERGAVILEGNGASPGVASGPVIIVHDVKALGKVKDGDILVAKMTNPDMVPAMRKVSGIVTDEGGMTCHAAIVSRELGTPAVVGTKTATKTLKNGQMVTIDGEKGLVFEGASAVPAAAQAMPAGQMAGAAVVPAPIITATSIKVNVSMPEAAMRAAATGADGVGLLRIEHLILGLNKTPGWFIKNGKEEEFISELYTGIKTVLDAFPGKPVWVRTLDAPTDEFRNMLGGEEEPDEHNPMLGWRGIRRDLQSEAQFRMQVETFKRLWDQGYDNLGLMFPLVSHPDQFIRAKELIASWGVNVDAVDLGIMIEIPACAILIEDFCKAGISFASFGTNDLIQYTIAIDRNNQLISSMYWPKHPAVLKLIHDAIAVCRKYDVECSICGQAGSDPKMVEWLIGNGITSVSANIDAVPKIRETAARTEKRLILDAVRSKNAGEWNI
- the serA gene encoding phosphoglycerate dehydrogenase yields the protein MNTCREVYILGFTLQFKVLVSDSLAEEGIEILRETCDVDVRTDLTEEQLIEAIKDYDAILVRSGTQVTAEVIEAGEKLKFIGRAGAGVDNIDTEAATRRGIPVANAPSGNTLAATEHTIAMMCSLARNIPQATASLKKKEWKRSKFMGVELNEKTLGIVGLGRIGREIAKRAQAMEMKIVGFDPFVTKEHAAQIGVELLGIDDLVKVADFITVHTPLTPETTHLINAERIATMKDGVRLINCARGGIIDEQAMYDGLVSGKIAGAALDVFENEPPFESPLLTLDNVIVTPHLGASTVEAQKNVATSVAKQCLAVFGGAPAKYAVNVPMVPPDRQEQIQPFAFLGEKMGKLIGQLVDGRIEGIEITYGGELSESRTNRFISRSILKGLLDPILREPVNFVNAEYVTKERGIRVAETVTKADSGFKNLITLKVTTDRMEETVSGTVFSKDRIRIVSIGGYTMDMVPEGSVIISRHLDKPGVIGRASTILGEAEINIAGMQVGRVKPGEEAIMVLNVDADVPAPVMEEIRAKVGIFSAKFAKL